A DNA window from Pleurodeles waltl isolate 20211129_DDA chromosome 12, aPleWal1.hap1.20221129, whole genome shotgun sequence contains the following coding sequences:
- the C2CD4D gene encoding C2 calcium-dependent domain-containing protein 4D, whose product MWFLEKTGQSFRSLVTENSSYTDGGLLSKMFCPNWKMCSSQHKPPSPCPNVLTPDRIPKFFIPPKLAAKHGGASSRFPTLQNSGLLGKSTTGITSSYMALIKSANRHIIQIENMDEGMLCEEDSGQRLNGACSMPHLAGSVNFGCLPESPHTRRRESLFHVKCPASGPCETSWQEMKNNVSSMDLSSSSNLRISSPDLRPPCHPNSPPYFSANFDSDTTSSTESSPFSSPLLSRSLAGTLVCQAYSKQRLFCRTLNAKNLARASSISTEETSSTDDSPNNTRKDSEGSGLRPTLTSLAPPPIFHLDFICCHERVTKENTVNLSKGGCLRLSAEYMKEIARLRIRLISIEDLYQSHYEPKNVNCCVSLHLLPGKVQKQRSTIIKNSKNPIFNEDFFFEGVFEEELNSRSIKVKVINKGANLRRDIVLGDCELMLSSILPP is encoded by the coding sequence ATGTGGTTTCTAGAGAAAACAGGACAATCTTTTCGAAGCCTTGTCACAGAGAACTCCAGTTACACTGACGGAGGACTATTGTCAAAGATGTTCTGCCCTAATTGGAAGATGTGCAGCAGCCAACACAAGCCACCATCTCCATGTCCCAATGTACTCACTCCAGATCGTATACCTAAGTTTTTCATCCCACCTAAACTTGCAGCAAAGCATGGAGGGGCCTCAAGCAGGTTTCCAACTTTGCAAAACAGTGGGCTACTGGGCAAGAGCACAACAGGGATTACGTCCAGTTACATGGCTTTAATCAAGTCAGCAAATCGACACATCATTCAGATTGAAAATATGGATGAGGGCATGCTGTGCGAAGAGGACAGTGGTCAAAGGCTTAATGGTGCTTGCTCAATGCCACACCTTGCCGGGTCAGTGAACTTTGGCTGCCTACCAGAGAGTCCGCATACACGCAGGAGAGAGTCCTTGTTTCATGTGAAATGCCCTGCTTCTGGCCCCTGTGAGACATCGTGGCAGGAAatgaaaaataatgtttcttctATGGATCTCAGCTCATCTTCAAATTTGAGAATCTCCTCACCGGACTTGAGGCCTCCTTGCCACCCTAACTCTCCTCCATACTTTTCAGCCAATTTTGACAGTGACACCACATCCTCTACAGAGTCTTCACCGTTCAGTTCACCATTATTAAGCCGGTCCTTGGCTGGCACCCTGGTTTGTCAGGCATACTCAAAGCAGAGGCTCTTCTGCAGAACACTGAACGCAAAAAATTTAGCTCGTGCCAGCTCCATCTCTACAGAGGAGACAAGTTCCACAGATGACAGCCCTAACAACACAAGAAAGGATAGTGAGGGTAGTGGGTTGAGACCCACCCTCACATCTCTGGCTCCTCCACCAATTTTTCACCTGGATTTTATCTGCTGCCATGAAAGGGTGACCAAAGAAAACACTGTCAACCTAAGCAAAGGGGGCTGTCTGCGGCTATCTGCTGAGTACATGAAAGAGATTGCCCGGCTGCGGATCCGACTCATCAGCATAGAAGACCTTTACCAGTCGCACTACGAACCAAAGAACGTGAACTGCTGTGTGAGTCTTCATCTTCTGCCAGGCAAAGTGCAGAAACAGAGAAGCACAATCATTAAAAACAGCAAGAACCCTATTTTTAATGAGGACTTTTTCTTTGAAGGTGTCTTTGAGGAGGAGTTGAACTCTCGGagcatcaaagtcaaagtgattaaCAAGGGGGCTAATCTGCGGCGAGATATTGTGCTAGGTGACTGTGAACTCATGCTCAGTTCTATTCTACCACCCTAG